The segment AGGCGGCCCTGCATGCCGGCATGCACTGGAAGGTCGCCAAGGCACTGGCAGCGAGCGCCACGCCATCGACCCAAGGGCCGCAGGCCTTATGGTCCCACGCCCGCCAGACCAGGGATGCGCTGGCCGGCGCCGCCGCGGAGCGCACGCGCAAGGCGGCTGGCGAGAGCCTGATCATGGCCGAAGCGCGCTTCGTCGCGCCGGGCATCTTGCAGGCAGGTGAACAACGGATCGAGGCCAGCGCCTTCATCGTGGCGACGGGCTCTCGCCCGGTGGTCCCCAAAGCGCTCGACGGCGTTGCCTCCCGCATCCTGACCACCGATACCCTGTTCGACCTGGGCGTCCTGCCCGCACGGATGGGAATCCTGGGACTGGGCGCCATCGGGCTGGAACTCGGCCTGGCCCTGTCTCGCTTGGATGTGCAGGTGGTCGCGGCAGACCAGAAAGACGCCATCGGCGGCATCCAGGACCCCGATGTCCTGGAGCGGGCGATCGCCAGGTTCGAGACCGAGTTGCCGATGTGGTTGGGCGCCGCCGTCGAAGTCAGCCTTGAAGGCGACCAGGTGCGCATGCGCGCCGGCGAGCGCGACGCGCTCGTGGATCGGCTTCTCGTCGTGACGGGACGACAACCCAATACCGAGGCGCTCGATCTCGCCGCGGCCGGCATCTCCTTGGATCAGGCTGGCCGACCGAGCATCGACCCCGCGACCATGCAGGCCTGCGGGCCGTCCCAGGTGCCGATTTTCTTCGCAGGCGATGTGCAGCCGGATCGCCCTCTGATGCACGAGGCCGCGGACGAGGGTCAGATGGCAGCGCAAGCCGCACTGGCGAGCTTGCGCGGCGAAAGTTGGCCGGGCGCATCCCGGCGCGTGCCGATCACGATCCTGTTCACCGACCCGGATGCGTGCGCAGTCGGCATGACCTACGAGGCGGCGGTGCAGGAAGGCGCGGTCGTCGGCACCGCGGAAGGCAGCGGCAACGGGCGCTCCAAGATTCTTGGTGCTCCGGAAAACCTGCTGCACATCTATGCCGACCCCGGCTCAGGCGCCTTGCTCGGTGCCAGCATGCTCCTGACGCAAGGCGAGCACCTGGCGCACCTGATCGCTTGGGCGATCCAGGCGAAGCAGACCGTCAACGATCTGCTGGCCATGCCGTACTACCACCCCTCCATCGAGGAGATGCTGCAAAGCGCCTTGAAATCCGCATCCCAGCAGATGCGCCCGTGAACAACCCTTCTGACTGCACCACCGACCGACCATGACCCAAGACACCCAGCGCCCCACATTGAAAGTGATCCTCCACGCACCGACGGCAGAAGCCTTTGAGCGTGCGCGAAGCAATGCAACCAATCTCAAGCGCGCGGCGCCCGATGCCGATGTGCGCATCGTTGCGAACGCGCAAGCCGTCGCCGCCGCCCTGGACACGGCACCTTCCGACCTCGACGCGCTCACCTGGGTATGCCCGAACACACTTTCGCGGATCGGCAGGGACAACAGAGAGCCGCTCGAAGTACTGGACGGGCCTGCTGTTATCGAGATGGCGCGCATGCAGCAAGCGGGATGGATCTACATACGGGCGTAGCACGCGACTGCCGGTTCGGCATGGGGGGGCTGAGACCATGGAATTACGACATCTGCGCTATTTCATGGCCCTGGCTGAAGAGTTGCATTTCACGCGCGCCGCCGAGCGCCTGCACATCGAACAGCCCCCCTTGTCCCGTGCCATCAAAGAACTGGAGGACGAGCTAGGGGTCGTGCTGTTCGACCGGAACCGCCGTGGAACCGTGCTGACGTCGGCGGGTGTTGTCTTTCTTCAAGATATCCGCAGATTGTTCACCGTGCTCGAACAGGCACGCGAAAACGCCCAGGCCGTGGCAGCAGGTTTGCGAGGCAGTCTGCGCATCGCGATTTCCGACGGGGCAATCGATGCTCGCCTGTCGGCATTTCTGGCCCGGTGCCGCGCGGAGGAGCCGGAGATCGAGATACGGCTGTCCGAGGTTCCGCTGGCCGAGCAGTTGCGCGGCCTGCGGTCCGGGGATTTCATGATCGGATTCGCGCATACGGCCGACGTCGGCGACGACATACGGGCTGAGCCCATCTGGCGAGATCCATTGGTCATTGCCGTGCCGGCACGGCACGCACTGCTCGCCCACAAAAAGGTCCCGCTCCAAGAAGTCGGGATCCATCCACTGGTCTTGTGCGATCCCCATGCGTGCGAGGGCTACTGCCGGGAACTGACACGACTGCTGCAGGTGCTTGAGCACAAGTTGAACGTCGTCGAGGAGGTGTCCTCGCTGGACATGATGCTCACCTTGGTCGGTGCTGGTTACGGTATCGGCTTTCTCGCGGCGAGCAAGATTCCGGTTTGCCAACGCCCGGACGTGGTGATCCGTCCCCTGGCCATCGATTCAGCCGTCATCACGACTTACTTGCTGCGGGCCGACAGCAGTGATTTGTCGGCTTCGCTGGAGCGGTTCATCGTTCGCCTACGTGACTCTGCGAGCGGCTGAAGGCCCCGCTGGCAGACACCCTCAAAGATCGGTTTCGGCACGAAGATTGCGCTCGGTGGCCGCCATCAATTCAGCCGCGCTTATCCCAAGTGCTACTGAAATTTTCAGTATGAGGGGCAGCGTGGGCACGTGCTCTCCACGCTCGATCTTGCCCATGTGCGAGCGCGAAATGCCTGCCCGAGATGCGAACTCGTCTTGCGCGACTCCTTGTGCGACGCGCGCAGCGCGCACGGCCTGTCCGAAAGCTGTCGCCGCTGCGGATTCATACGTTGTTGTGCCAGAAGGACGGCCTGGCTGAATGGTTGATTTCTGCATTAGCAGAAGCGTCAAACAATCTGCCAAAATTAACCACGTTAAAGATAACGGCGTTAAACTTCACTCTTGACCACGATGCAAGTTCACCTACTCGGCCAGAACACTTTTTGGGGGCTCGCATGCATGATGCCACCAGCCAGTTTCCCCATCTCAGGCTTGCGATAGCACCTGGGGTGCCATCCTCATGCTTCTCCTCGCTTCTCGCCCTGCAACGCGCGGAAGAGCCGGAAATCACTATCGCGTTCTTTGAGACATCAAGTGACGACCTGGTGACGGGCATTGATGAAGGTCGTTACGACGCAGGAATGTCGCTTCGGGCCGTAAGCGCTCCGTCTCTGAAAAGCCAACCCTTGTG is part of the Cupriavidus metallidurans CH34 genome and harbors:
- a CDS encoding dihydrolipoyl dehydrogenase; its protein translation is MQTRKVDVAIIGAGTAGSTAFHALKATGKQVVLIDRGPLGTTCARVGCMPSKAALHAGMHWKVAKALAASATPSTQGPQALWSHARQTRDALAGAAAERTRKAAGESLIMAEARFVAPGILQAGEQRIEASAFIVATGSRPVVPKALDGVASRILTTDTLFDLGVLPARMGILGLGAIGLELGLALSRLDVQVVAADQKDAIGGIQDPDVLERAIARFETELPMWLGAAVEVSLEGDQVRMRAGERDALVDRLLVVTGRQPNTEALDLAAAGISLDQAGRPSIDPATMQACGPSQVPIFFAGDVQPDRPLMHEAADEGQMAAQAALASLRGESWPGASRRVPITILFTDPDACAVGMTYEAAVQEGAVVGTAEGSGNGRSKILGAPENLLHIYADPGSGALLGASMLLTQGEHLAHLIAWAIQAKQTVNDLLAMPYYHPSIEEMLQSALKSASQQMRP
- a CDS encoding LysR family transcriptional regulator yields the protein MELRHLRYFMALAEELHFTRAAERLHIEQPPLSRAIKELEDELGVVLFDRNRRGTVLTSAGVVFLQDIRRLFTVLEQARENAQAVAAGLRGSLRIAISDGAIDARLSAFLARCRAEEPEIEIRLSEVPLAEQLRGLRSGDFMIGFAHTADVGDDIRAEPIWRDPLVIAVPARHALLAHKKVPLQEVGIHPLVLCDPHACEGYCRELTRLLQVLEHKLNVVEEVSSLDMMLTLVGAGYGIGFLAASKIPVCQRPDVVIRPLAIDSAVITTYLLRADSSDLSASLERFIVRLRDSASG
- a CDS encoding helix-turn-helix domain-containing protein, with amino-acid sequence MQKSTIQPGRPSGTTTYESAAATAFGQAVRAARVAQGVAQDEFASRAGISRSHMGKIERGEHVPTLPLILKISVALGISAAELMAATERNLRAETDL